Proteins co-encoded in one Pseudodesulfovibrio sp. S3 genomic window:
- a CDS encoding methyl-accepting chemotaxis protein, with translation MNFISRSLGVKLILLSSILTILAFTGLFLYSSISTRNHTLHEVEVAAERVADMLYIAIEDPMSKGDNEGTEIKFLQMAERYPDIKVYLTDYKGEVTYSTVDEAKRKNIFDMRKEGELPELIQRGLKEKVIEGQLKEIEGKLHFTEIKSIENNPFCYHCHGKTRKILGAMVVAVDVSREFNALKENQIKSAGISAIGVIALLTALIIFMRKAIVNRITSIASTAEDVAGGNLQAQFTVAGDDELGSLSRYLGAMVDQIKDQLEYNQSVLNGIVVPLFVTDAKQSLQFVNPPLQKILGLAEDEVKGRSVTEVFSCESGDSKTCNAGEVIGLGEPITGRFSYTRPDGTVFPLLFEASPLKDAEGDTVGVICVLIDLTREEEDKKNIELQRQNLLVVANEVTEVANKLNEASNVLSEQMDQLASGVDTTADQTSQVATAMEEMNATVLEVAKNASETAEASDQANKVAASGGTIVGKTVDEINSVAAITENLAEALESLSSRAENIGKVMAVINDIADQTNLLALNAAIEAARAGEAGRGFAVVADEVRKLAEKTMDATKEVEGAISLIQQSTSDVVKEMDTVKKRVINTSGMAQEAGSVLDQIVEHSNSIADMVNGIATAAEQQSSTSDEINTRVTQINDLSQEVLAGIRQSNLGIQEVSEMAQNLAELVSKFRN, from the coding sequence ATGAATTTTATCTCACGGTCACTGGGCGTCAAACTCATTCTGCTCTCATCCATATTGACCATCCTGGCGTTTACGGGACTCTTCCTGTACAGCTCCATTTCCACCCGGAATCACACTCTGCATGAGGTTGAGGTCGCAGCCGAACGTGTGGCCGATATGCTCTACATCGCCATCGAAGATCCCATGAGCAAAGGGGACAACGAAGGCACTGAAATCAAATTCCTCCAGATGGCCGAAAGGTATCCCGATATCAAGGTTTACCTGACTGACTACAAGGGTGAAGTCACTTATTCCACTGTGGATGAAGCGAAGCGCAAGAATATTTTTGACATGCGTAAAGAGGGCGAACTGCCCGAGTTGATCCAGAGGGGACTCAAGGAAAAAGTGATCGAAGGCCAACTCAAGGAAATCGAGGGCAAACTTCATTTCACTGAAATCAAATCCATTGAAAACAATCCGTTCTGCTATCACTGTCATGGTAAGACCCGGAAGATTCTTGGCGCCATGGTCGTGGCGGTGGATGTCAGCCGTGAATTTAATGCCCTCAAGGAAAATCAAATCAAGTCGGCCGGTATTTCCGCAATTGGCGTCATCGCCTTGCTGACCGCGCTGATCATCTTCATGCGCAAGGCCATCGTCAACAGGATCACGTCCATAGCCTCCACGGCCGAGGATGTGGCGGGTGGCAACCTGCAAGCCCAGTTCACAGTGGCCGGCGACGATGAACTTGGATCTCTGTCCCGATATCTCGGGGCCATGGTCGATCAGATCAAGGACCAGCTCGAGTACAACCAGTCCGTTCTCAACGGCATTGTGGTTCCGTTGTTCGTCACCGACGCCAAGCAGAGTCTGCAATTCGTCAATCCCCCCCTGCAAAAGATTCTGGGATTGGCCGAAGACGAGGTGAAGGGCCGTTCCGTGACCGAAGTGTTCTCCTGTGAATCCGGCGACTCAAAGACCTGCAACGCCGGGGAAGTCATTGGTCTGGGCGAGCCCATTACAGGGCGGTTCAGCTACACCCGGCCCGACGGAACCGTCTTCCCGCTGCTCTTTGAAGCTTCGCCGCTCAAGGATGCGGAAGGGGATACCGTGGGCGTCATCTGCGTGCTCATCGACCTGACCCGTGAGGAAGAAGACAAGAAGAATATCGAGTTGCAACGCCAGAACCTGCTGGTGGTCGCCAACGAGGTCACGGAAGTGGCCAACAAGTTGAACGAAGCTTCCAACGTCCTGTCGGAGCAGATGGATCAACTGGCCAGCGGCGTGGATACCACGGCCGATCAGACCAGTCAGGTGGCCACGGCCATGGAAGAGATGAATGCCACGGTACTGGAGGTCGCCAAGAACGCCTCCGAGACGGCCGAGGCTTCTGATCAGGCCAATAAGGTGGCGGCCTCCGGCGGCACCATTGTGGGCAAGACCGTGGACGAGATCAACTCCGTGGCAGCCATTACCGAGAATCTGGCCGAAGCCCTGGAGTCCCTGTCCAGCCGTGCTGAAAACATCGGCAAGGTCATGGCGGTCATCAATGATATCGCTGACCAAACCAACCTTCTGGCCCTGAACGCAGCCATTGAAGCCGCTCGTGCGGGCGAAGCCGGTCGCGGATTCGCGGTGGTCGCAGACGAAGTCAGGAAGCTGGCTGAAAAGACCATGGACGCCACCAAGGAAGTCGAGGGCGCCATTTCACTCATCCAGCAGTCCACCTCGGATGTGGTCAAGGAGATGGACACTGTCAAGAAGCGGGTGATCAACACCTCCGGCATGGCCCAGGAAGCGGGCAGTGTGCTTGATCAAATCGTCGAGCATTCCAACAGCATCGCCGACATGGTCAACGGTATTGCCACCGCGGCGGAGCAACAGTCCTCCACTTCGGATGAGATCAATACGCGTGTAACGCAGATCAACGATCTCTCCCAGGAAGTTCTGGCCGGCATTCGCCAATCCAACCTGGGTATCCAGGAAGTGTCAGAAATGGCTCAGAACCTGGCGGAATTGGTGTCCAAATTCAGAAACTAA
- a CDS encoding transcriptional repressor: MAQEMGFRLSKQRKVILEELLKVKTHPTADEVYDMVRKIIPRISLGTVYRNLEFLASRGLVLKLGAPGEQKRFDGNPEPHPHIRCGVCTAVADVECEIDIPVIPESCTSGYTILTTNVEFVGICPRCQEAQQ, from the coding sequence ATGGCACAAGAAATGGGCTTTAGGCTTTCCAAGCAACGGAAAGTCATATTGGAAGAACTGCTTAAGGTGAAAACGCACCCCACGGCTGACGAGGTCTACGACATGGTGCGCAAGATCATCCCCAGGATCAGTCTTGGCACTGTGTATAGGAACCTTGAATTCCTTGCGAGCAGGGGATTGGTCCTGAAGTTGGGAGCTCCTGGCGAGCAGAAACGGTTTGACGGCAACCCCGAACCCCACCCGCATATCCGATGCGGTGTTTGCACTGCTGTTGCCGATGTGGAATGCGAAATCGATATCCCTGTCATCCCGGAATCCTGCACCAGCGGCTATACCATCCTGACCACAAACGTAGAGTTCGTGGGCATCTGTCCCCGCTGCCAAGAAGCACAACAGTAA
- the rbr gene encoding rubrerythrin — MSLKGTQTEKNILTAFIGESQARNKYTYFASVAKKEGFVQISKIFEETANHEKEHAKRLFKFLEGGMAEITATFPAGVIGSTLDNLKAAAAGEHEEYSEMYPDFAKVARSEGFSEIAAVMENIAVAEQYHEERYKSLIANIENGTVFKKDSEITWRCQNCGYNHHGSTAPVKCPACDHPQAHFEIKDTNW, encoded by the coding sequence ATGTCTCTCAAAGGAACACAAACAGAAAAGAATATCCTTACGGCTTTTATCGGGGAGTCCCAGGCACGCAATAAATATACCTATTTTGCCAGTGTGGCCAAAAAGGAAGGCTTTGTTCAGATCTCGAAGATATTTGAGGAAACCGCCAATCACGAGAAGGAGCACGCCAAGCGCCTGTTCAAATTTCTGGAAGGCGGCATGGCTGAAATTACGGCGACTTTTCCTGCCGGGGTCATTGGCTCCACTCTGGATAATCTCAAGGCCGCAGCCGCTGGCGAGCATGAAGAATACTCCGAAATGTACCCTGATTTCGCCAAGGTGGCACGTTCGGAAGGGTTCAGCGAGATTGCTGCTGTCATGGAGAATATCGCTGTGGCCGAGCAGTATCACGAGGAACGGTATAAATCCCTGATCGCCAACATCGAAAACGGCACGGTTTTCAAAAAGGATAGCGAAATTACCTGGCGTTGCCAGAATTGTGGTTACAACCACCATGGTTCCACGGCACCCGTCAAATGCCCGGCCTGCGACCATCCCCAGGCTCATTTTGAAATTAAAGACACCAACTGGTAG
- a CDS encoding desulfoferrodoxin — translation MAIKLGEVYKCNVCGNIVIAIHEGAGDLVCCGQDMVLMTENTVDAAKEKHVPVIERDGDKVTVKVGGVPHPMEEKHYIEWIELMVGDVVLTKMLKPGEAPEAEFCICGLSGDLQAREYCNLHGLWAAK, via the coding sequence ATGGCAATCAAACTGGGTGAAGTTTACAAGTGTAATGTCTGCGGAAATATCGTCATTGCCATCCACGAAGGTGCCGGCGATCTGGTTTGCTGTGGGCAGGACATGGTCCTGATGACGGAAAACACCGTTGATGCCGCCAAGGAAAAGCACGTGCCTGTGATCGAGCGGGACGGCGACAAGGTCACGGTCAAGGTTGGTGGAGTCCCCCATCCCATGGAGGAGAAGCACTATATCGAGTGGATCGAGCTCATGGTGGGCGATGTCGTCCTTACCAAGATGCTCAAGCCCGGTGAGGCCCCTGAGGCTGAGTTCTGCATCTGCGGACTTTCCGGCGACCTCCAGGCTCGGGAATACTGCAACCTTCATGGACTCTGGGCCGCCAAATAG
- the rd gene encoding rubredoxin: protein MQKYVCEICGYVYDPAEGDSDSDIPAGTKFEDLPDDWTCPVCGAPKDNFVPED, encoded by the coding sequence ATGCAGAAATACGTGTGCGAGATTTGTGGCTATGTGTATGACCCGGCAGAGGGTGATTCTGATTCAGACATCCCGGCAGGCACCAAGTTCGAAGATCTTCCGGACGATTGGACTTGTCCCGTCTGCGGTGCGCCCAAAGACAATTTCGTTCCCGAAGACTAA
- a CDS encoding flavodoxin domain-containing protein codes for MKPVEIKDGIFWIGAVDWNRRSFHGYSKSHLGTTYNNFLIKDEKVTLIDTVAEEFWGTLQCNIAQVLGDRKIDYFVINHLEPDHAGCLALAVEKYQPEKIYTSPMGQKAMMAHFRYKDWPVEVVPTGTTINIGKRNLSFIETRMLHWPDSMLTYCPEDKIAFTNDAFGQNWATSERWADEVDRYRLEELMANYYANIVLPFSPVVLKTLDALEEMNLEIDTICPDHGLLFRNEDCAWALGKYREYAEQKPKNKAVIVYDTMWHSTEKMAKAVATGLVDEGVSVRLMCMKNNHHSDVMAEVFDAAAVIVGSPTHNNGILPLMADMLTYMKGLRPQNKIASAIGSFGWSGECVKVLTQWLEDMNMEIVEPVKTKFIPDHEALAKCYEQGKAIAAAIKAKMD; via the coding sequence ATGAAACCTGTTGAAATTAAAGACGGAATTTTTTGGATAGGTGCGGTCGACTGGAACCGTCGCAGCTTCCATGGGTATTCCAAGTCGCACTTGGGTACGACCTATAACAACTTCCTCATCAAGGACGAGAAGGTTACCCTGATCGATACCGTGGCCGAAGAATTCTGGGGCACCCTCCAGTGCAATATCGCCCAGGTACTCGGGGATCGGAAGATCGACTATTTCGTGATCAACCACCTTGAGCCCGACCATGCCGGCTGCCTTGCGCTGGCCGTGGAAAAATATCAGCCTGAGAAGATATACACCTCCCCCATGGGGCAGAAGGCCATGATGGCCCACTTCAGGTACAAGGATTGGCCCGTGGAGGTCGTGCCCACCGGCACCACGATCAACATCGGCAAGCGGAACCTCAGCTTTATCGAGACCCGTATGCTGCACTGGCCCGATTCCATGCTGACTTACTGCCCGGAGGACAAGATCGCGTTCACCAACGACGCCTTTGGTCAGAACTGGGCCACGTCCGAGCGCTGGGCCGACGAAGTGGACCGCTACCGGCTGGAAGAACTGATGGCCAATTACTACGCCAATATCGTGCTTCCGTTCTCTCCGGTGGTCCTGAAGACCTTGGATGCGCTTGAGGAGATGAATCTCGAGATCGATACTATTTGTCCGGATCACGGGCTGCTGTTCCGTAACGAAGACTGCGCCTGGGCCCTGGGGAAATATCGGGAATACGCCGAGCAGAAGCCCAAGAACAAGGCGGTCATCGTCTACGACACCATGTGGCATTCCACCGAGAAGATGGCCAAGGCCGTGGCCACCGGCCTTGTCGACGAAGGCGTGTCCGTCAGGTTGATGTGCATGAAGAACAACCACCACTCCGATGTCATGGCCGAAGTGTTCGACGCTGCGGCCGTCATCGTCGGGTCTCCGACCCACAACAACGGCATCCTGCCGCTCATGGCCGACATGCTGACCTACATGAAGGGGCTGCGTCCGCAGAACAAGATCGCTTCGGCCATCGGTTCCTTTGGCTGGTCCGGCGAATGCGTCAAGGTGCTCACCCAGTGGCTTGAAGACATGAACATGGAGATCGTCGAACCGGTCAAGACCAAGTTCATCCCCGATCATGAAGCCCTGGCCAAGTGCTACGAGCAGGGCAAGGCCATTGCTGCCGCCATCAAGGCCAAGATGGACTAG
- a CDS encoding YaiI/YqxD family protein yields the protein MHIWVDADACPNVIKDILFKTTMRREIGMTLVANTSIQIPLSPLINTITVGSGFNVADSEIIRLANPGDLVITADIPLADAIVDKGATGLNPRGELYTKDNIKGLLRMRNLMEELRSGGMAPGGPPPLGPRDKQEFTNQLDRFLTRNAKKPALK from the coding sequence TTGCATATCTGGGTCGACGCCGACGCCTGCCCCAACGTCATCAAGGACATCCTGTTCAAGACCACCATGCGCCGGGAGATCGGCATGACACTGGTGGCCAACACCTCTATCCAGATCCCCTTGTCACCGCTCATCAACACCATAACGGTCGGTTCGGGCTTCAACGTGGCCGACAGCGAAATCATCCGGCTGGCCAATCCCGGCGACCTGGTCATCACCGCTGACATCCCCTTGGCCGATGCGATCGTGGACAAGGGAGCCACCGGCCTCAACCCACGGGGCGAGCTGTACACCAAAGACAACATCAAGGGATTGCTGCGCATGCGCAACCTGATGGAGGAACTGCGCAGCGGCGGCATGGCTCCGGGCGGCCCGCCTCCGCTCGGCCCCAGGGACAAACAGGAATTCACCAACCAGTTGGACCGGTTCCTGACCAGAAACGCAAAAAAGCCCGCCCTCAAATGA
- a CDS encoding YwbE family protein, giving the protein MDGRNRKDVKPGQRVNIVLKQDQRTGRLTQGVVSQLLTKSPTHPHGIKVRLEDGQVGRVKEILAT; this is encoded by the coding sequence ATGGACGGAAGAAACCGCAAGGATGTCAAGCCCGGACAGCGGGTGAATATCGTCCTGAAACAGGACCAGCGCACCGGCAGACTCACCCAAGGCGTGGTAAGTCAACTGCTGACCAAATCCCCCACCCATCCCCATGGCATCAAGGTTCGACTTGAAGACGGTCAGGTGGGCAGGGTCAAGGAAATCCTGGCAACATAG
- a CDS encoding OmpA family protein, translating to MVQSKKLLLITLAAMLTFSFAFAATANAKMVKKVDNFIIFLDQSGSMAMKNADGMKKIEKAVDDIQALNKVIPALNYNSAMYLFAPFAEQCGPKPYNATTLNAAAAAVNENYEIFNRKTPMGVGLAAINPVLGQMSGKTALIIFTDGESNIGSDPVAVAQDMRGKYGDKLCVHVVSYASSPAGQTVIDGIRAAFPCSVAADGATFANAAALQQYAKDVLYDEVADAPAPAPAPAPAVMAPAKEVVSFNLNFGFDKYAITDEMVPVLEQAKMILEEDASASYEISGYTDSTGAEEYNQGLSERRANSVMKWMTTNGIAASRLEAVGYGETNPKYDNGTSEGRKLNRRVDIQTK from the coding sequence ATGGTACAATCAAAGAAACTGTTACTCATCACGCTGGCTGCCATGTTGACATTTTCCTTTGCCTTTGCTGCCACGGCAAACGCAAAAATGGTCAAAAAAGTCGACAATTTCATCATTTTCCTGGACCAGTCCGGTTCCATGGCGATGAAGAACGCCGACGGAATGAAGAAAATTGAAAAGGCCGTGGATGACATCCAGGCCCTGAACAAGGTCATCCCGGCCCTGAACTACAATTCCGCCATGTACCTGTTCGCGCCCTTCGCCGAGCAGTGCGGTCCCAAACCGTACAACGCCACGACCCTTAACGCAGCAGCCGCAGCCGTGAACGAAAATTACGAGATCTTCAACCGCAAGACCCCCATGGGCGTCGGCCTTGCAGCCATCAACCCTGTTCTGGGCCAGATGTCCGGCAAGACCGCACTGATCATCTTCACCGACGGTGAGTCCAACATCGGCTCCGACCCTGTTGCCGTGGCTCAGGACATGCGCGGCAAATATGGCGACAAGCTGTGTGTCCACGTTGTCAGCTACGCCAGCTCCCCCGCAGGACAGACCGTCATCGACGGCATCCGCGCCGCCTTCCCTTGCTCCGTAGCTGCCGATGGCGCCACCTTTGCCAATGCTGCCGCTCTTCAGCAGTATGCCAAGGACGTCTTGTATGACGAAGTAGCCGACGCTCCGGCCCCGGCTCCTGCTCCGGCTCCGGCCGTAATGGCCCCTGCCAAGGAAGTTGTTTCCTTCAACCTGAACTTTGGTTTTGACAAGTACGCCATCACCGACGAGATGGTTCCCGTGCTGGAACAGGCCAAGATGATTCTGGAAGAAGATGCTTCCGCATCCTACGAGATTTCCGGTTACACCGACTCCACTGGTGCAGAAGAATACAACCAGGGACTGTCCGAGCGCCGCGCCAACTCCGTCATGAAATGGATGACCACCAACGGCATCGCGGCATCCCGCCTGGAAGCCGTGGGTTACGGCGAAACCAATCCGAAGTACGACAACGGCACCTCCGAAGGCCGCAAGCTCAATCGTAGGGTTGATATCCAGACCAAGTAA
- the rfaD gene encoding ADP-glyceromanno-heptose 6-epimerase produces MYIVTGGAGFIGSAMVWKLNQMGIDDILVVDNLSTSDKWNNLVGLRYQDYLHRDQFLKFILEGEDPFETQAVIHMGACSSTTELDADFLMENNYRYTQYVCRFCMAHGARFINASSAATYGNGEFGFSDDHAGIDRLRPLNMYGYSKQLFDLWARDSGILDQIVSLKFFNVFGPNEYHKDDMKSVICKAHSQILETGKLKLFKSYREEYPHGGQKRDFVYIKDCVDIMAWFLENPDTGGIFNIGTGTARTWNDLANAVFSALGKESEIEYIPMPEAIRDKYQYFTQADMGKLRAVGCDVKMTSLEDGARDYVQNYLNKDDRFLKSR; encoded by the coding sequence ATGTATATTGTTACCGGCGGCGCAGGGTTCATCGGCAGCGCCATGGTCTGGAAGCTCAATCAGATGGGCATTGACGACATTCTGGTGGTGGACAATCTTTCTACCAGCGACAAGTGGAACAACCTCGTGGGACTGCGGTATCAGGACTATCTGCATCGGGACCAGTTCCTCAAGTTCATTCTGGAAGGCGAGGACCCGTTCGAGACCCAGGCGGTTATCCACATGGGAGCCTGTTCCTCCACCACGGAGCTGGATGCGGATTTCCTCATGGAAAACAACTATCGTTATACCCAGTATGTCTGCCGGTTTTGCATGGCTCACGGTGCGAGATTCATCAATGCCTCTTCCGCAGCCACCTACGGCAACGGCGAGTTCGGCTTCAGCGACGATCATGCGGGGATCGATCGGCTCCGACCTTTGAACATGTATGGTTATTCCAAGCAGCTCTTCGACCTGTGGGCCAGGGACTCAGGCATTCTGGACCAGATAGTGTCCCTCAAGTTTTTCAATGTCTTCGGTCCCAACGAGTACCACAAGGACGATATGAAGTCGGTTATCTGCAAGGCCCACAGTCAGATTCTGGAAACCGGCAAGCTGAAGCTGTTCAAGTCCTACCGCGAGGAATATCCCCATGGCGGCCAGAAACGGGACTTTGTCTACATCAAGGATTGCGTTGACATCATGGCCTGGTTCCTTGAGAACCCGGACACGGGCGGCATATTCAATATCGGCACAGGAACTGCAAGGACTTGGAATGATTTGGCAAACGCAGTCTTTTCCGCTCTGGGCAAGGAGTCTGAAATCGAATATATTCCGATGCCTGAAGCGATTCGTGATAAATATCAGTATTTTACACAGGCCGACATGGGCAAGCTCAGGGCTGTAGGTTGCGACGTTAAAATGACCAGCCTTGAGGACGGAGCCAGAGATTACGTGCAGAACTATCTGAACAAAGACGACAGATTCCTCAAGTCCAGGTAG